Proteins encoded together in one Quercus lobata isolate SW786 chromosome 3, ValleyOak3.0 Primary Assembly, whole genome shotgun sequence window:
- the LOC115982767 gene encoding F-box protein At1g67340, whose product MRTRRGLCYPRVVEDKNMRVVKRRRDFAAEQVSYRKRSRNSSDIAGKRDLFDSLPDDLVISILCKLSSSATCPSDFANVLLTCRRLNGLGLNSLVLSKTSQKTFAIRAKNWSELAHRFLKLCADAGNVEACYTLGMIRFYCLHNRGSGASLMAKAAISSHAQALYSLAVIQFNGSGGTKNDKDLRAGVALCARAAFLGHIDALRELGHCLQDGYGVRQNITEGRRFLVQANARELAAVFSTSANPTRPLFTWNPLPLPHPHPHPRTVNSGGGGGGGCPLLSDFGCNVPAPEAHPANRFMSEWFAARAGIPGPGLRLCSHAGCGRPETRRHEFRRCSVCGTVNYCSRACQALDWKMKHKAECTPTERWVDEEGDVDGNGNGNGDNGGDGGGEDGVNGNDDVMPDS is encoded by the exons ATGAGAACAAGGAGAGGGCTTTGTTATCCTAGAGTTGTTGAAGATAAGAACATGAGAGTTGTGAAGCGAAGGAGAGATTTCGCCGCCGAACAAGTTAGTTACCGGAAAAGAAGCCGGAATTCTTCTGATATCGCTGGAAAGCGTGACTTGTTCGATTCCTTGCCGGACGATCTCGTCATTTCCATTCTCTGCAAACTCAGCTCCTCCGCCACTTGCCCCTCCGATTTCGCCAACGTTCTCCTCAC GTGCAGGAGGTTAAACGGTTTAGGACTTAATTCCTTAGTGTTATCAAAAACTTCTCAGAAAACATTCGCCATTAGAGCCAAGAACTGGTCCGAGTTAGCTCATCGCTTCTTGAAACTCTGCGCAGATGCCGGAAACGTCGAAGCCTGTTACACTCTCGGCATg ATTCGATTTTACTGTTTACACAACCGAGGAAGCGGGGCTTCTCTAATGGCCAAAGCGGCGATTAGCTCTCACGCGCAGGCACTGTACTCGCTTGCCGTGATTCAGTTCAACGGTAGCGGAGGCACCAAAAACGACAAGGACTTGAGAGCCGGCGTGGCCTTGTGTGCGCGTGCCGCTTTTCTGGGCCACATCGACGCGCTTCGCGAGCTTGGTCACTGTCTCCAAGACGGTTACGGCGTTCGCCAAAACATAACCGAAGGTCGCCGGTTCCTCGTCCAAGCCAACGCTAGAGAACTCGCGGCGGTGTTTTCCACATCCGCGAACCCCACGCGCCCTCTCTTCACGTGGAACCCACTTCCTCTCCCACACCCACATCCTCATCCACGAACCGTGAAcagcggcggcggcggcggcggtggtTGCCCCTTGTTAAGCGATTTCGGCTGCAACGTTCCGGCCCCAGAGGCTCACCCGGCGAACCGGTTCATGTCAGAGTGGTTCGCGGCTCGGGCTGGGATTCCCGGACCTGGTTTGAGGCTGTGTTCGCACGCGGGGTGTGGTAGACCGGAAACTAGGAGACACGAGTTTCGTCGGTGCTCAGTTTGTGGAACCGTGAATTACTGCTCACGCGCTTGCCAGGCGCTTGATTGGAAGATGAAGCACAAGGCGGAGTGTACACCTACGGAACGGTGGGTCGACGAGGAAGGTGACGTCGACGGAAACGGTAACGGGAATGGAGATAACGGTGGTGATGGAGGAGGCGAAGACGGAGTTAATGGGAACGATGATGTCATGCCAGACAGTTGA